In Cryptomeria japonica chromosome 1, Sugi_1.0, whole genome shotgun sequence, the sequence TATAGTTAAAGATCACATCTTAAATTCATACCCACCAACCAAAAAAGTGGAAAGATAACTAGCtaaagaaaacaaaattgaaaaaaatggaaAGACATATAGCTAAATATCACATCATTATATCACTTCTAAGTTGGCACAATGATGTGCATTGCGTCATGTTTGTGTTGTAAATCTTGTTTTAAGCATCCATTTTGtttttgcttcaatattttgacatttAATTAGTGCGATACAATATTGGTCACTATAACTCAATGCATTTGGATAATATAGATTCTTTTAACCTCTAGAAAAGATTGCATAGATATTTGTGAACTTTGTGGTCACCTTTTTTAATCTTTAAAGACAATAGACATGCATTACCTATAACACTCTAAACAAATGAACTTGTATTAGAATATTTGATAGCACCATTAGGATGAGGTCAAAAAATTTGCCTTTGACAACTTTGACATAATGAACACCCCTAATTCAATAACAAGGTGCAATAATTAtctaaatttaacattaaaattactaAAATTTAAAACGAAAATTAATACTCATATATACAAttattaaactattaaaaatttaattaaatcttcaaATAAAcattatctaaaataaaataacttttacataaataaaataaatctatgTCTTAATATAGCTATAGACATAAAAATCTAGATAATCATTATAAATTGTTATTCATATTTAAGAAAACATAtagataataaataaaattattaatttataaatgatagattttagaaaaacaaaataaaaacctTTAATATATTCTATTGTCTTATAAGTGCAACTGAATGTTAAATATCGCTAatattatattcttcattaaaTTTCTTTGACAAATTTAATGGTGATTATTGTagctttaaaataaataaatcatttcctCGATATCACAAaaaggttgttaggaataaagaaggAATTATTTTATCTTATTGAAAATATGCATAtactaatgataaataaataatgcAATAGAGAAAGGTCAATAATAAACCATCTTTTGTAAAGAGGGAATTTTAATATTTTGGAATGAATTAGCATTTTAAAATTGTCATGTTATTTGAGCCTAGACCTAATAAAAGTATTTGAGGCCACATATTGTCCTAAGATTCTTAATCATTGATCAACAAAAAATTAACACCTCCAAATAGAAAATGTGCTAGGTATGTTGTGGGAGGGATTAGTAGTCATGTGAgttaactttgtcaacatgtagttGCTATATGGAATATTGTAAGACCTttgttttttttagaaatgtaaaatggagatttatctatctacaactaaggtttggaggtgtgactcatcatgcaactcaTCGAAATAGCATGTCTAGTGCGAAGTGTcgaaaaaaatgactttttaaatatTCGActaaaacttaatctaaaaatctcAGGTAGTTGAACAAAATAATATCATTTGCTGTTAGTAGAATATCATATTTGTATGTAAATTGTAACTTACATGCAGCCTAAATGTACCATATACCTATATTAACAACCATAAATCTTTGTTATCtttaacttttatatccaacataaatggaccaatagttgaacactaaaTCCTATTGAAAATTCTTCACATTTCGTGGAAAAATACAAGTTATATATTGTTCTCACTTTTTATATTTGCTATAGgaaaaattattaatatgaaatacatCAATGCATATAATTGCTCCCCTAGTAGTTGTACATATAGAAATAATATTTCTTCACCATGACAACAAATACTTGTTTAAATgagtatattattttattaaatatcttattttataaatgggACATTTATAGTGGATAACAATGAcaatttatttgaaacaaaaaattacatgtttcacttgttaatgaatgtatttTTACTTTTTATGTATATAACATTCATAGGCTTTCATGTGTTCAAGTATTGGTTTATTTTAGTCAACATTTGGTTATTTTTTTGCTTCACATATAGactatttatttacaatatatgGTATAAATATGTGGTAAGTCTGAATATTATAAGCACAAAAGAATGCACAACTACTAGACCCTTACAACTACTTGcccaagaaaaaaacaaaaaaagatgaTAAAAAGCAAGTCCCGTGGCACATGAAATCCCCATGTGACCTGCCCCTGACTTGAAGCAACTTAAAGGGTAGAGGGTTGTAACTTGTAGGAGACCGAAAAGGAAAGTCTGACCCCTAGTGAGAACACATCGTAGGAAATGAAGATGTTAAGCCGAAAGTCTTTTTACATGATCAAGATATTAATAACACGAACTCCACCTTCGAGGTGGAATGGCTTTGATCATCCTTCTCAAACAATTTCAACCGTTCATCTAACAGGTCAGCTCGCTGACGTCTCATAAAAGTAACATCACGCCAGCATAATTATTTGGTACAGGTAAAAGTAGATCAAAACATTTACATTGAAAGGGAATGCAACAAATTTAACTCAACTACTATGTACTATCCTTGGCCGTGAGAGAAAAACGTATGCCTCTCCCAAAATCATCTGCCAACCCACGTGCCTTCCAATCTAACCGCAACTCACACCTACTCTTCCCAAATCTCGCCTATTTCTACCCTTCTCGCCTTGTTCTCTCCCATCTGCTTCATTTGCCTGCTTGTGCCTGACAAGTAGTCACATTCATTCTGCAGGATTCGCGACTAAGGAAAAATGGTGGATGTAGAGGCAATCAGAAAGGCGCAGAGGGCCGACGGTCCTGCCTGCGTCCTCGCCATCGGTACGGCCACTCCTCCCAACGCAATTGAGCAGAGCGCTTACCCCGACTACTACTTCCGTATTACTAACAGCGAGCACAAGGTCGAGCTCAAGGAAAAGTTCAAGCGAATGTGTAAGCCCATATACCACATTTAAATAGTATGTTTCTTTTTTCACATGTCTATGAGTTAATGGTTATGGGGACCTTAATGTTGCAGGCGAGAAGTCGATGATAAGGAAGAGGTACATGTATCTGACGGAGGAGATCTTGAAGGAGAACCCCAACGTGTGTGCTTACATGGCCCCCTCGCTGGACGCTCGGCAGGACATGGTGGTGGTCGAAGTTCCCCGCCTGGGAAAAGAGGCGGCTGCTAAGGCCATAAAGGAATGGGGTCAGCCCAAATCTAAGATTACCCACCTCCTCTTCTGCACCACCAGCGGTGTCGACATGCCTGGCGCAGACTATCAGCTCACTAAGCTTCTCGGCCTCCGTCCTTCAGTGAAGAGAGTGATGATGTACCAGCAGGGCTGCTTTGCCGGAGGGACGGTTCTGAGAGTGGCCAAGGACCTCGCTGAAAACAACCGTGGAGCCCGAGTCCTGGTTGTCTGCAGTGAGATCACAGCCGTCACCTTCCGTGGTCCATCTGATACTCACCTCGACAGTCTGGTCGGACAGGCTCTCTTCGGCGACGGCGCGGCGGCTGTGATCGTGGGAGCAGACCCCGTTCCAGAAGTAGAGAAGCCTAGTTTCCAACTCCTCTGGACTGCTCAGACTATTCTTCCCGACAGCGAGGGCGCCATCGATGGGCACTTGAGAGAGGTGGGTCTGACATTCCACCTGCTGAAGGACGTGCCAGGGCTGATCTCGAAGAACATTGAGAAGGCCCTGGTGGAGGCATTCCAGCAGTTCAACATCTCTAACTGGAACGATCTCTTCTGGATTGCCCACCCAGGAGGGCCGGCAATTCTTGATCAGGTGGAATCGAAATTGGAGCTGGATCCCAAGAAGATGCGGGCGACAAGGCACATTCTGAGCGAGTACGGAAACATGTCGAGTGCGTGTGTGCTCTTTATCTTGGATGAGATGAGGAAGTCGTCCAAGGAAAATGGATGTGCGACTTCGGGAGAAGGACTGGATATGGGCGTTCTGTTTGGCTTCGGCCCGGGTCTTACCGTCGAGACAGTTGTTCTCAAGAGCGTTCCTCTCCAAGAATGAGTTCGTCTGCTATTTTAATGTTTCCACAAGCTTGATTCGTCAGGACCGTAAGATTATGGCTTGGTAAAAACATTATTGGACAAATGATGCAATAAATTGCCACAATTCAACAGAACGGGTTGAGTTTTATTTGAGCAATTGCAATACCAAAAAGAGCATCTTATTAAAGACGCAGAGTCGCACGTTTTTTTTTCTGTTAAATGTTACTATTTAAAATTAATCATGCACGCCGTGGCATATATAAGGGCATGTATACGCAAGTtactatttaaaattaataatgtaCGGGGTGACATACACAATTGTGATGATAAGTTTTATACTCTTTACGTGCAATCGGCTTGGATTTTGTATTTTACCCACACATATATCATAGTATATGATAAATTCTGTTTTTCTGATGGAATCGTGACTGTAATCAGGCAATAATTCAATTGAATTCAGAACTAAAAATGAACAGTATTAATAGTTTGTGGAAATTTGATGTCATTAGTTATATTATAAAATGTAAATAACAAATTACAGTTTATATATTTCAATATTtattatttgtaatattttatatgtGCAAAAAATGAATAAACTTCAATCCACAATCCACAATTCACATGcacaaaaaatgattaaaaaattggaaaaaaaaaaaaaaaggttgtaAAATAAAACAACGAAGGCAAACCTTAGATAAATAAAAAAGTTCAATTTCATAATGGAATAAGATAAAAACTAATTAAGATAAACCCTAGACAATTTGTTAAAGTGAAATTAAAAATGATTAAGATTTTTGTCTTTTCAATTACATATAGATTTCGATTGATGTAATATTAACAAaaacatgcaaaatcaaaatttgaaattgaatagGGTCAATTTGTAGATGCACAATTCTATTTTGGAGAGTACTATACTTGGTAAACATTGAACTGAGGAATAAAGAAATACTAGAAAAATCAAGGTTGGGGATGAGTTGCACAGAAAGGGGAAGGAATATAACAATGATGACAAATTTGAACAGGAAGAAGAAAGATTTGGAGGAGAGGACAATTTTTTTTGTTATAAGGATGATCATGAGGGCCTTCAAACTGTTAATGTCTTAGAAGAAATTTCAATCAATAGAAAACTCATGGAGCACTTAATAGTTGTATTTAGGATAATAGGCCCAAAAAAGAATAGAAAAAATATTAGAAATTGGgcaaaggaatcttggaaaatagattttatattaatttttttacccAAGGGCTTTTGTGTAGCAATTTTGGCAAATGTAGAAGAGCAACATAAAATTTTGGAGGGAGGGTTAAGGTGCATTCAAGAATCCCCAATTTATATGCAGAGATGGTGCTCTAACTTCAGCCTTGTAGTCCTAAATCTATATAACTCGGCAAAATGGATTAGAGTGAACAATCTTCCAATAGAATATTGGATAGAGGAGAACTTGGAAAGGATAGGAAGATCTTTGGGCgctttgatggaaattgatgtgAATTTGGCAAATGGAGACTCCTATATGTACGTAAGACTCAAGATTGTTGCAATAAGAGAGATCCCAAAAGAAATTATGTTATGTGTAATGGAAAAACATTGGATTCAGGCTGttgaaatagaagaagaaaagttCTTGTGTATTCGATGTAGACAAAGAGACCATTGGGAGACCCAATGCAAGATGGGCTTGAGAAACAATAATAAAAGATGGACTCCCAAGAAGAATAACATGAATCAAACATGTGAGAAAACCGTTACAGATAAAATGGTTGAGTTGAAGTTTACATAAAATGTGATGAGAAAAGAGGGAGAATGTTCGGGCTCTCTTGAAAGAAGAGATCAACCAAATGAAAAAGGAGGAAATCTTAGAGGAGGAAATGTTAAAAATATAGCAACAAGAGGGAACTCTACTTAGAATTCTAATAAATTTGTTCCCTCAATTATTGGAAAAGTGAAAGAACCTTATAactgttggagttgagaaacacaacaccataggagcctaaagatcttctgcaagctaaaacaatctattacaaggagaagcaatgaagcaaaaataatctgaagaacaaagacacaagaaaaatatgctcaaaagaggagagctcaatattcaccaaaaaagtgtagtgtcataatgatacaaagaaaagaaaaataacctctaataggtcgagaaaaataacctctaataggtttaattaatcaagtaaatacccaattactctaacacccccccttaagctagacttagggagaagctaaagctTAGAACAGCTactaaaagtaggaaagatgggtcccaacaacaaggcctgatcaggtacccaaatacaatgaaatctctatgaaatggagacaaaggagaaaacccagtgggaaaaaactcctctccaaaaagagataaaagaacatgctgaaagaagaagaaggaaggaaggcctcataaagaccccccaaggacaacttccttcaccccaagcgtAGAGCATAACTGAAGATAGtgcggtgatgcaaaaggtttcgtgaagatatTTGCAACCTACTCAACAGTGGGAATGTACttcagaatgagaacaccatcctgaatcaactggcggatgaaatgcatatgaagctcaatgtgcttcgtccgctcatgctctaccgggttgcggtaaatatgaatagcactttgattgtcacaccatagaacagtgggactatcaggaggaaaaccaaactcagtcatcaactgtcaaagccataagatctcctgactggcaagcacaacaactcggtactcagcctctgtagatgataatgcatgagcagtctgattcttgcaagaccatgtgataggaccagagccaagacagaaaacaaagccagaagtagacttccgatcagtgacatcaccagcccaatctgacagtgtagccaacaatgtgagggtcccctgatgtatagtgaatgccatgagaactagagccctgaatgtactgCAAAATACGTTTGGTTGCTTGCCAATTACTCtaatgaggatcatgggagaatcgagagacaaggccaaccgcgaAGGAAACATCAGGACGGGTGcaagtcaggtacaacaaactgccaaacaactgcctgtaaagtgtataatctactgaaggagtggagcAAGCGATGGTCAAAACAaaccctgactgaaatggagtgggagcaggcttgcaatcaagcatgctaaAGTGctaaagcatgtcaagagcatacttctgctggtaaatgtagatcccatcagaagactgaatcacctgaagaccaaggaaatagtgcagaagaccgagatctgtcatctcaaactaatCCATCAAGGCTCACTgagtatgctgaatcatagaggatgtgctaccggtgatgaggagatcatcaacatatagcacaagaatcaggatctcaccctcaagaagctgaatgtacactgtatgatcagaatgactgcgggtgaacccagtggagagcaagaaagaatccatcttctcataccaagcccaaggggcctatttgagaccatacaaggaacgctgaagtctgcaaaccaaagaactatcctgcacaaatccctgaggctgctccatgtatatttcctcctatagatccccatgcaagaaggcactcttcacatccatctaaaaaacaaGCCAACCCCGAGAagttgcaagagatagtacaaaggaatggagttcatcttggtgacaggggcaaggtctcggagtaatcaataccttcaacctatgagaaacccttcacaacaagacgtgctttgtacttatcaatggaaccataaGCAGCATACTTGGTGTGATACAACTAgagacacctaaccatctttctacccttaggaagaggacagagatcccaagtatgattcctcatcaaagaagaatactcctcctccatagcacaatcccactcaggatgACCAGTAGCCTCTAAAAACTTTTGaagatcatctgaaatagcatgactcaaaagactagaacccacagtatgagaacgggtCCGACGAGTATCTAAAGGATCATCGACCAGAGGACCTGCCACCTCAatagtaaagcgagcccacttgggcatctgaggtggagcaggtggaggtggggatggtggatcatcaacaccatcattagaatcatcctcaaaaatatcctgaagagatgcagtggaaggagtaggcagaggagtagacactggagtccgggtatccactgtgggaaggcgctcatcaaactgaacatcccatcgaaacatgacctctctggaatcaggatcaaacaacctttacaccttaacatcctcaaagtagccaacaaaaatgagtggttgtctcttccgctccatggctttcctctgagcatcaggaataaaagcccatgcctcactgccaaacactcagaaaaaagaaacatcaggcttgttatgagaccaagcctcctcaggagtcatatgtcgaatagccttgtgaggcaactgattctgaatatagttggcacaattgactgcctcagcccaaaaagatgaatccatggacctggattgAATCATACAATTCTCCATCTCCCGCAAGGTTCTGTTCTTGCGCTCAGCGACactattctgctgaggggtgtagggaatagtaaactgatgctcCAAACCATTCTCAGTGCACAAatatctgaaagcctgattcacatactccccccattatttGTACGTATCCGTCGAATAGAACAACCTGACTGCTTctcaacaaatgtcttgaagattcaaaatgaatcaaagacatcagacttgtacttaagaaattacacccatgtgcgtctggagaagtcatcaataaaagtgagcacatacttggccccaTAAAAAGGAGTggaaaatgacatgagatcactgtgaatgaacttcaagggtgccaaagcacgaggggctcttcccttcggaaagggatctctatgatgcttgccaagcacacaaccatgacaaacaccatcagtgcaggaaatctatgggagcccaagaataagtgcctgtgtactcatttgctgaagatatctgtaattgacatggcccaagtgctcatgccaaagcttactcaccgAATCTGCATGTTCTATAAGAGATGAACCAACACccacagagggctcaaatccataaATCTGTATAGATGAGATGCAGTATCCATactcctagtagccacaaccaaatcaaagtcatggaggtcctgaataaccacatcatgtgctGAGAaatcaactatcttaccagagctagagtggcaaatttgataaatggacaggaggtttgtcgagatgtcaagaacaaccagaacatcctgtagagtacccccatctaaGGAGACAAAACTTGAACCCAATACTGAAAGTTGAACTAaatcacccactgcaatctgtgaagtaccacaagaggcaagagaagtaaccaactactgagtgtgattc encodes:
- the LOC131048845 gene encoding chalcone synthase produces the protein MVDVEAIRKAQRADGPACVLAIGTATPPNAIEQSAYPDYYFRITNSEHKVELKEKFKRMCEKSMIRKRYMYLTEEILKENPNVCAYMAPSLDARQDMVVVEVPRLGKEAAAKAIKEWGQPKSKITHLLFCTTSGVDMPGADYQLTKLLGLRPSVKRVMMYQQGCFAGGTVLRVAKDLAENNRGARVLVVCSEITAVTFRGPSDTHLDSLVGQALFGDGAAAVIVGADPVPEVEKPSFQLLWTAQTILPDSEGAIDGHLREVGLTFHLLKDVPGLISKNIEKALVEAFQQFNISNWNDLFWIAHPGGPAILDQVESKLELDPKKMRATRHILSEYGNMSSACVLFILDEMRKSSKENGCATSGEGLDMGVLFGFGPGLTVETVVLKSVPLQE